In Kitasatospora sp. NBC_00240, the following are encoded in one genomic region:
- a CDS encoding response regulator translates to MAARPQAGSYSVLLVEDDAADAMLIEEALFEQGMARTIVKAEDGVVALEHLRENAARYPDLIILDLNMPRMNGRELLEVLKADEQLKLIPIVVLTTSAAPEDVSGAYHRHANAYVTKPVNLDDFTRAVQSIDNFYLETAAVLARP, encoded by the coding sequence ATGGCCGCCCGCCCGCAAGCCGGCTCGTACAGCGTCCTGCTCGTCGAGGACGACGCAGCCGACGCCATGCTGATCGAGGAGGCCCTGTTCGAGCAGGGCATGGCCCGCACCATCGTCAAGGCGGAGGACGGCGTCGTCGCCCTCGAACACCTCCGGGAGAACGCCGCCCGGTACCCCGACCTGATCATCCTCGACCTCAACATGCCCCGGATGAACGGCCGTGAGCTGCTGGAGGTCCTCAAGGCGGACGAGCAGCTCAAGCTGATCCCGATCGTGGTCCTCACCACCTCCGCCGCCCCCGAGGACGTCAGCGGTGCCTACCACCGGCACGCCAACGCGTACGTCACCAAGCCCGTCAATCTCGACGACTTCACCCGGGCCGTCCAGAGCATCGACAACTTCTACCTGGAGACGGCCGCCGTCCTCGCCCGGCCCTGA
- a CDS encoding ATP-binding protein: MPEAGTLTEQTWTDFIFRAGAAYDGTPGTASAARRFADDFLAEAQTVHGVPVTEALAGTVRLVVSELVTNAAKYAPGPCLLDLELTVDDIRVTVWDTEARLPAPRSPDPARVGQHGLEIVLAVCRRYDIERHAGGKRVRAHLPLD, encoded by the coding sequence GTGCCGGAGGCGGGAACACTGACGGAACAGACCTGGACGGACTTCATCTTCCGGGCCGGTGCCGCCTACGACGGCACGCCGGGCACCGCCTCGGCGGCACGGCGCTTCGCCGACGACTTCCTCGCCGAGGCCCAGACGGTCCACGGGGTCCCGGTGACCGAGGCGCTGGCCGGCACGGTTCGGCTGGTCGTCAGCGAACTCGTCACCAACGCCGCGAAGTACGCACCGGGCCCCTGCCTGCTCGACCTGGAACTCACCGTCGACGACATCCGGGTGACGGTCTGGGACACCGAGGCGCGTCTTCCGGCCCCCCGGTCCCCGGATCCGGCACGGGTCGGCCAGCACGGCCTGGAGATCGTCCTCGCGGTCTGCCGCCGCTACGACATCGAGCGGCACGCGGGCGGCAAGCGCGTCCGGGCGCACCTCCCCCTGGACTGA
- a CDS encoding PP2C family protein-serine/threonine phosphatase, translated as MVSARELPGESGAVSPAAGGPSARERELLAALAASRARCRESERSLAALREKHREAVARYSVLSAELEETNRGVVALYSEEHQFALTLQRTFLPATLPDWPGVGLAVRYLPAATENEIGGDFYEAVATPGGLLMAVGDVAGHNLQAAMVMGELRHALRAYANEGHPADVLLERLDALLGRHRPGWTATLCVALLESGTGLLHLANAGHLPPLLVGPDGRARYVHEHGPLLGLGLPQPPATRHEVAPGSRLVMVTDGLVERRGVDLDRSLERLRLAAEAGPGEPEALCDHLLEGFGTRQEDDTVVFAARLGGG; from the coding sequence ATGGTTAGCGCACGGGAGCTGCCGGGGGAGTCCGGAGCCGTCTCGCCGGCCGCCGGCGGGCCCTCGGCCCGTGAGCGCGAACTGCTGGCCGCCCTGGCGGCCTCCCGGGCCCGGTGCCGCGAATCGGAGCGCAGTCTCGCCGCGTTGCGGGAGAAGCACCGGGAGGCGGTGGCGCGGTACTCGGTGCTGTCGGCGGAGCTGGAGGAGACCAACCGCGGTGTGGTGGCGCTCTACAGCGAGGAACACCAGTTCGCCCTGACACTCCAGCGTACGTTCCTGCCGGCGACCCTCCCCGACTGGCCGGGCGTCGGCCTGGCGGTGCGCTACCTCCCGGCGGCGACCGAGAACGAGATCGGCGGGGACTTCTACGAGGCCGTCGCCACTCCCGGGGGCCTGCTGATGGCGGTCGGCGACGTCGCCGGCCACAACCTGCAGGCCGCCATGGTGATGGGGGAGCTGCGGCACGCGCTGCGGGCGTACGCCAACGAGGGGCATCCGGCCGATGTGCTGCTGGAGCGCCTGGACGCGCTGCTGGGCCGGCACCGGCCGGGCTGGACGGCCACGCTCTGTGTCGCGCTGCTGGAGTCCGGCACGGGCCTGCTGCACCTGGCGAACGCCGGGCACCTGCCGCCGCTGCTGGTCGGCCCGGACGGCCGGGCCCGGTACGTCCACGAGCACGGCCCGCTGCTGGGCCTGGGCCTGCCGCAGCCGCCGGCGACCCGGCACGAGGTGGCCCCCGGCAGCAGGCTGGTGATGGTCACCGACGGGCTGGTCGAGCGCCGGGGGGTGGACCTGGACCGTTCGCTGGAGCGGTTGCGCCTGGCGGCCGAGGCCGGACCGGGCGAGCCGGAGGCGCTCTGCGACCACCTGCTGGAAGGCTTCGGCACCCGCCAGGAGGACGACACCGTGGTCTTCGCGGCCCGGCTGGGCGGCGGCTGA
- a CDS encoding ATP-binding protein — translation MPQRAGVPKAGQRRRLALLAVPGPVGRGRHFARQALEDWGWADADTLTDDILLIVSELLANACIHGGGPRELVLTASPEGLRVEVLDHETTLPGPRPPHLTTAPGGHGLHIVARLSERWGADPHPGGKSVWAELGAARLRSREPAGPGFTGRPAGRDSAPAV, via the coding sequence CCGAAGGCCGGCCAGCGCCGGCGCCTCGCCCTGCTGGCCGTGCCCGGGCCCGTCGGCCGCGGCCGGCACTTCGCCCGGCAGGCCCTGGAGGACTGGGGGTGGGCCGACGCCGACACCCTCACCGACGACATCCTGCTGATCGTCTCGGAGCTGCTCGCCAACGCCTGCATCCACGGCGGTGGCCCGCGCGAACTCGTCCTCACCGCCTCCCCGGAGGGGCTGCGGGTCGAGGTGCTGGACCACGAGACGACGCTGCCCGGTCCGCGTCCGCCGCACCTCACCACCGCCCCGGGCGGCCACGGGCTGCACATCGTGGCGCGGCTGTCGGAGCGCTGGGGCGCCGACCCGCATCCGGGCGGCAAGAGCGTCTGGGCGGAGCTCGGCGCGGCCCGCCTGCGCAGTCGCGAACCGGCCGGTCCCGGCTTCACGGGCCGTCCGGCCGGACGGGACTCCGCGCCGGCGGTGTGA